The genomic window GCTACTGTACCATCATCACCACCCATATTAAAATCATTCTCTGAAGCGGCACTTTCTTCACTTAGACTCTTACCGCTTGAAATAAATTCTGTGTCTCTTGCGTTCAGTGTACCATCAGCAGAAGCATCATTATCTTCTTCAGATTCATGACTGATGCTAGATTGTTTCTTAACTGGAACAGCCCCTTGTTCTTGCTCTTCTTGACCAGGGCCAAGGGTGGGAGAGGTCATTCTTGTTGGTACACTTTGATCAGAAGTTTCAATGTGGTGTTGATCGAGGTTCACAGTTTTTGTCTGTATCGTTGACACTGGTGTAAGATTTATAGTAATTTGGCCTCCATTCAGAGAAATATTACTTATGCTCGCTGGCTTTCCAACTACAGTAGGCGAGGCACTGAAACCAGAAGACACATGTCTTACATCCATTGATCGGAACTGTGCTTTAGACTCCTCACTATTTTCAACAGATTGGATATCCTCTTCATTAGCAGCTGATTTAGCAAAGTCAGATGGTGTCACtccacaggctgctgctgttgctgctaaGATGTCATCTACGTTTGATAATATATTCCTCTCATCACTGAGAAGTATAGATTCTGGGAAGCATATTGAACTAAGagaaacaaactgattttttgAATCATGTTGATTTGTCTGAGTGAAATGATCTTTTGTTGTCAAATGTTGCTGTAGTGGTTTTGAGGCCTCGGAAATGTCCATTTTCATTACTTCCGAATTCTGACTATGAAGCTGTTGCTGAGAATGGCCACCATTACTTTGAATAATATGACCGTCCATCTGAAGGAATGGATGTGTCACCTGTTGAGGACTCTGTATTCTTTGCACTTGCGGTGATGCCTTTGCCTGTCCTAAACCCGACTGCAGTATTGACTGATGAAGAATCTGCAAGTCACAGGCTGACTCCAGAAGTACCTGTGCACTGGGCAAACACAGCTGATGACCATGTCTTAAAGTGTGAGGTTGAACCTGTGATGGTGTACTAATAACTTGGCCTTGCTGTTCTTGAGCTTTACTTTCATGTACCTTATGCATAAGAGAATGTTGCTGGTTTAGTTCTTTAGCACTCACATTTACTTGTGTTGTTTGCATTAAATTAGCTGTCTTTTTGATATCATGGCTTAGACTAGTGATATGGCCGATATGTTGGGAAAGCTGTTCCACAGAATGGACcattctttcatctttttttgttccttgaaGAGTAAGTCCAACAACCTGATCTTCAAGACGAGAGTTACTTCTGATTACACTTTGAGAGTATCTGTCATCTGCTTTTGAGACCCTATAGGATGCATCCTGAGCACTGATTTCCTCATCAGCTAGCCTTTGAGTGGAAGATTCAAGAGTAGCTTGCTGTTGCAATGCCTGCATATCCTGCATTGATAATTCCTCCTCTTGTTTTGATGAGGCATACACATTAGAGTCAGACTTCCTTTTAACATATGACTTTGTCTCCGAGGAAGGCCTGTTGTTCTGCAGTGTCTGTGAATGAGCTGGGGATGCAAAAGGGGGAGACTGGACAGACGGCAAAAACTTTTGAGACTGCGGACAAGAGGACTCTTGTGACTGAGAGTTCTGAGAAGAATGTAAAGAAATATAGCTCTGATTGGGACTTGAGGCTGGAAGAGTTTGTATCCGTGGGGAAGCGTTAAAGGAAAGAGAAGGTGATGTTAATGTTAAAGACTGCCCTGAAGAATAGCTTTCTGAAGGACTAACAGCTGATAAAACTTGTGATTGAGATGAAAAACTAACTTGGGATTGGCTAACTGGAGATAAACCCTGAGAGTGACTAGAAGAGTAGCTCTGAGATTGGCTGACTGAAGAAAGTTCCCTCGTTTGCCCAGAGTAGTTCTCATTTGGAACGGAAGTCAACACCTGTTCCTCTGAGGAGTAATTTAGCGTTTGACTATCAGAAGTAATAGTTTGCGATTGCCCGGAAAAAGTCAACGTTTTATACAGTGAGGGCAGCTTCTCAACCTTGTTGGATGAGAAATCCTGTGAGTGACTGACAGGTGGCACATTCTGAGCCTGTGATGATACGTAGTTTTGGGACTGGCTGACTGACAAGAGGCTTGGGAGCTGTGCTGTAGAATAGATCTGTGCTTGGCCTGTGATGACAGAACTCTGGTTTTGTGCAGTTTTGGCATAGCTTTGTGTCTGCACAGTGGGAGCTACACTTTGAGGTTTGGGGGTCTTCGTTGACCTTGGAGGCTGCTTTGTAGAACAGTTTTTCACTTTTGCTGTGGAAGCAGATGGAAAACCAGGCGATGGGATTGCAGATGTGTACGACTGAGCAAGTTCCACTGTGACTTGAGAAGTCTTCTGCTGTGGTCCTCCATTGCTCACCTGAGTAACATCTCCAACTGGACTGCAGGATAATGCTGAGTGCCTAGACGTATCCTGAAAATTAACTCCACTTGTACTTGTTAAATAGCTGTGTAAGGAATGCTGTGAAACAGTCAGTTGAGCCTGAACAGACTGAGTACTTGAAGGCCGCTGATGGTGTTTAATAACACTACATTCTCGCTGAAGTGCTCTATCAATAGAAGCGGTGGAACCAGTAAAGACAGATGTGCTATACGCCTGAGAAACCTGCTGAGCTCCTCCAAGGGTTGAAGGCAACAAACTAAATTGAGGTTGCAAAAGATGGGGTGCAGATTCTTGAGCAGAACGGTACGTTGATGACTGAGGTGGTATACTGGTACTTAAAACAGAACTGCCTAGGCGGTCAAATGTCAAAGCAGTT from Athene noctua chromosome 14, bAthNoc1.hap1.1, whole genome shotgun sequence includes these protein-coding regions:
- the QSER1 gene encoding glutamine and serine-rich protein 1 isoform X1; protein product: MMDRNYPPTPSFADPLAPAAAQPAASWAYERGAGSLKPSLSYGGGHSSHSETDLLHRQTYTASHQLPGYSTTHHPTGLSGIFDTSMHSAGSNTKETSSVMNFLSAIESRTAQAVSSGSTLLPQFRAPSWQTGMHSSTATELFVTGALPTSGTFPPTSALSAYQHPNTFSSRNFATTPSLTLQDTTFSATSNGLLTTHDPLLQIKTSQGTVPTALTFDRLGSSVLSTSIPPQSSTYRSAQESAPHLLQPQFSLLPSTLGGAQQVSQAYSTSVFTGSTASIDRALQRECSVIKHHQRPSSTQSVQAQLTVSQHSLHSYLTSTSGVNFQDTSRHSALSCSPVGDVTQVSNGGPQQKTSQVTVELAQSYTSAIPSPGFPSASTAKVKNCSTKQPPRSTKTPKPQSVAPTVQTQSYAKTAQNQSSVITGQAQIYSTAQLPSLLSVSQSQNYVSSQAQNVPPVSHSQDFSSNKVEKLPSLYKTLTFSGQSQTITSDSQTLNYSSEEQVLTSVPNENYSGQTRELSSVSQSQSYSSSHSQGLSPVSQSQVSFSSQSQVLSAVSPSESYSSGQSLTLTSPSLSFNASPRIQTLPASSPNQSYISLHSSQNSQSQESSCPQSQKFLPSVQSPPFASPAHSQTLQNNRPSSETKSYVKRKSDSNVYASSKQEEELSMQDMQALQQQATLESSTQRLADEEISAQDASYRVSKADDRYSQSVIRSNSRLEDQVVGLTLQGTKKDERMVHSVEQLSQHIGHITSLSHDIKKTANLMQTTQVNVSAKELNQQHSLMHKVHESKAQEQQGQVISTPSQVQPHTLRHGHQLCLPSAQVLLESACDLQILHQSILQSGLGQAKASPQVQRIQSPQQVTHPFLQMDGHIIQSNGGHSQQQLHSQNSEVMKMDISEASKPLQQHLTTKDHFTQTNQHDSKNQFVSLSSICFPESILLSDERNILSNVDDILAATAAACGVTPSDFAKSAANEEDIQSVENSEESKAQFRSMDVRHVSSGFSASPTVVGKPASISNISLNGGQITINLTPVSTIQTKTVNLDQHHIETSDQSVPTRMTSPTLGPGQEEQEQGAVPVKKQSSISHESEEDNDASADGTLNARDTEFISSGKSLSEESAASENDFNMGGDDGTVAGNQTKGPLQPLSVPQSGDGTISRTEEECQDLTQGNLQKKKSKGKSQNKNAAEDDSAIQKQVKRSGQCKRQNSRGNDSCLTYSSPVSESCYDTYQHQERMRQKIKEVEEKQPEVKTGFIASFLDFLKSGPRQQFSAPAVRMPNRTRRPVTQMVRAPCLQSSAKPQPAAAAPVAAEVSGESPTKKVDEELKKNLETLPSFSSDEDDSVGGNHDLQKSICTALSALDVTSDRKNKSEAEKAGVVTAATTAVIKQESPQTAAPVVNAQEKMNAADPLKVAQQDAVTSDQLAKIQATVAIEGCTDEENTDSGGEGMYRERDEFVVKIEDIETLKVALQTGKEPPAIWKVQKALLQKFVPEVRDGQREFAATNSYLGYFGDAKTKYKRVYVKFIENANKKEYVRVCSKKPRSKPVQSARTIHCKPSSSNNKTPDPPTPKPTAAKVSSVKPKAKQPKVKAEPPPKKRKKWKEEFSSSQSDSSPEAQSDEDELVPPAPLVTRFLNTRAMKETFKSYMELLVSIALDPDTMQALEKSNDELLLPHMRKIDGMLNDNRKRLLSKLRLDHTFKNALENFPELTVITRDSKTKSGGTSVSKIKMNGKAYNKKTLRASKSSTKLAQEFTVDPEKIQLYSLYHSLHHYKYHIYLTCKEEISSVQKKSADLGQEEIVQLCMKNIKWVEDLFEKFGELLNHVQQKCS
- the QSER1 gene encoding glutamine and serine-rich protein 1 isoform X3, which codes for MHSAGSNTKETSSVMNFLSAIESRTAQAVSSGSTLLPQFRAPSWQTGMHSSTATELFVTGALPTSGTFPPTSALSAYQHPNTFSSRNFATTPSLTLQDTTFSATSNGLLTTHDPLLQIKTSQGTVPTALTFDRLGSSVLSTSIPPQSSTYRSAQESAPHLLQPQFSLLPSTLGGAQQVSQAYSTSVFTGSTASIDRALQRECSVIKHHQRPSSTQSVQAQLTVSQHSLHSYLTSTSGVNFQDTSRHSALSCSPVGDVTQVSNGGPQQKTSQVTVELAQSYTSAIPSPGFPSASTAKVKNCSTKQPPRSTKTPKPQSVAPTVQTQSYAKTAQNQSSVITGQAQIYSTAQLPSLLSVSQSQNYVSSQAQNVPPVSHSQDFSSNKVEKLPSLYKTLTFSGQSQTITSDSQTLNYSSEEQVLTSVPNENYSGQTRELSSVSQSQSYSSSHSQGLSPVSQSQVSFSSQSQVLSAVSPSESYSSGQSLTLTSPSLSFNASPRIQTLPASSPNQSYISLHSSQNSQSQESSCPQSQKFLPSVQSPPFASPAHSQTLQNNRPSSETKSYVKRKSDSNVYASSKQEEELSMQDMQALQQQATLESSTQRLADEEISAQDASYRVSKADDRYSQSVIRSNSRLEDQVVGLTLQGTKKDERMVHSVEQLSQHIGHITSLSHDIKKTANLMQTTQVNVSAKELNQQHSLMHKVHESKAQEQQGQVISTPSQVQPHTLRHGHQLCLPSAQVLLESACDLQILHQSILQSGLGQAKASPQVQRIQSPQQVTHPFLQMDGHIIQSNGGHSQQQLHSQNSEVMKMDISEASKPLQQHLTTKDHFTQTNQHDSKNQFVSLSSICFPESILLSDERNILSNVDDILAATAAACGVTPSDFAKSAANEEDIQSVENSEESKAQFRSMDVRHVSSGFSASPTVVGKPASISNISLNGGQITINLTPVSTIQTKTVNLDQHHIETSDQSVPTRMTSPTLGPGQEEQEQGAVPVKKQSSISHESEEDNDASADGTLNARDTEFISSGKSLSEESAASENDFNMGGDDGTVAGNQTKGPLQPLSVPQSGDGTISRTEEECQDLTQGNLQKKKSKGKSQNKNAAEDDSAIQKQVKRSGQCKRQNSRGNDSCLTYSSPVSESCYDTYQHQERMRQKIKEVEEKQPEVKTGFIASFLDFLKSGPRQQFSAPAVRMPNRTRRPVTQMVRAPCLQSSAKPQPAAAAPVAAEVSGESPTKKVDEELKKNLETLPSFSSDEDDSVGGNHDLQKSICTALSALDVTSDRKNKSEAEKAGVVTAATTAVIKQESPQTAAPVVNAQEKMNAADPLKVAQQDAVTSDQLAKIQATVAIEGCTDEENTDSGGEGMYRERDEFVVKIEDIETLKVALQTGKEPPAIWKVQKALLQKFVPEVRDGQREFAATNSYLGYFGDAKTKYKRVYVKFIENANKKEYVRVCSKKPRSKPVQSARTIHCKPSSSNNKTPDPPTPKPTAAKVSSVKPKAKQPKVKAEPPPKKRKKWKEEFSSSQSDSSPEAQSDEDELVPPAPLVTRFLNTRAMKETFKSYMELLVSIALDPDTMQALEKSNDELLLPHMRKIDGMLNDNRKRLLSKLRLDHTFKNALENFPELTVITRDSKTKSGGTSVSKIKMNGKAYNKKTLRASKSSTKLAQEFTVDPEKIQLYSLYHSLHHYKYHIYLTCKEEISSVQKKSADLGQEEIVQLCMKNIKWVEDLFEKFGELLNHVQQKCS
- the QSER1 gene encoding glutamine and serine-rich protein 1 isoform X2 is translated as MMDRNYPPTPSFADPLAPAAAQPAASWAYERGAGSLKPSLSYGGGHSSHSETDLLHRQTYTASHQLPGYSTTHHPTGLSGIFDTSMHSAGSNTKETSSVMNFLSAIESRTAQAVSSGSTLLPQFRAPSWQTGMHSSTATELFVTGALPTSGTFPPTSALSAYQHPNTFSSRNFATTPSLTLQDTTFSATSNGLLTTHDPLLQIKTSQGTVPTALTFDRLGSSVLSTSIPPQSSTYRSAQESAPHLLQPQFSLLPSTLGGAQQVSQAYSTSVFTGSTASIDRALQRECSVIKHHQRPSSTQSVQAQLTVSQHSLHSYLTSTSGVNFQDTSRHSALSCSPVGDVTQVSNGGPQQKTSQVTVELAQSYTSAIPSPGFPSASTAKVKNCSTKQPPRSTKTPKPQSVAPTVQTQSYAKTAQNQSSVITGQAQIYSTAQLPSLLSVSQSQNYVSSQAQNVPPVSHSQDFSSNKVEKLPSLYKTLTFSGQSQTITSDSQTLNYSSEEQVLTSVPNENYSGQTRELSSVSQSQSYSSSHSQGLSPVSQSQVSFSSQSQVLSAVSPSESYSSGQSLTLTSPSLSFNASPRIQTLPASSPNQSYISLHSSQNSQSQESSCPQSQKFLPSVQSPPFASPAHSQTLQNNRPSSETKSYVKRKSDSNVYASSKQEEELSMQDMQALQQQATLESSTQRLADEEISAQDASYRVSKADDRYSQSVIRSNSRLEDQVVGLTLQGTKKDERMVHSVEQLSQHIGHITSLSHDIKKTANLMQTTQVNVSAKELNQQHSLMHKVHESKAQEQQGQVISTPSQVQPHTLRHGHQLCLPSAQVLLESACDLQILHQSILQSGLGQAKASPQVQRIQSPQQVTHPFLQMDGHIIQSNGGHSQQQLHSQNSEVMKMDISEASKPLQQHLTTKDHFTQTNQHDSKNQFVSLSSICFPESILLSDERNILSNVDDILAATAAACGVTPSDFAKSAANEEDIQSVENSEESKAQFRSMDVRHVSSGFSASPTVVGKPASISNISLNGGQITINLTPVSTIQTKTVNLDQHHIETSDQSVPTRMTSPTLGPGQEEQEQGAVPVKKQSSISHESEEDNDASADGTLNARDTEFISSGKSLSEESAASENDFNMGGDDGTVAGNQTKGPLQPLSVPQSGDGTISRTEEECQDLTQGNLQKKKSKGKSQNKNAAEDDSAIQKQVKRSGQCKRQNSRGNDSCLTYSSPVSESCYDTYQHQERMRQKIKEVEEKQPEVKTGFIASFLDFLKSGPRQQFSAPAVRMPNRTRRPVTQMVRAPCLQSSAKPQPAAAAPVAAEVSGESPTKKVDEELKKNLETLPSFSSDEDDSVGGNHDLQKSICTALSALDVTSDRKNKSEAEKAGVVTAATTAVIKQESPQTAAPVVNAQEKMNAADPLKVAQQDAVTSDQLAKIQATVAIEGCTDEENTDSGGEGMYRERDEFVVKIEDIETLKVALQTGKEPPAIWKVQKALLQKFVPEVRDGQREFAATNSYLGYFGDAKTKYKRVYVKFIENANKKEYVRVCSKKPRSKPVQSARTIHCKPSSSNNKTPDPPTPKPTAAKVSSVKPKAKQPKVKAEPPPKKRKKWKEEFSSSQSDSSPEAQSDEDDELLLPHMRKIDGMLNDNRKRLLSKLRLDHTFKNALENFPELTVITRDSKTKSGGTSVSKIKMNGKAYNKKTLRASKSSTKLAQEFTVDPEKIQLYSLYHSLHHYKYHIYLTCKEEISSVQKKSADLGQEEIVQLCMKNIKWVEDLFEKFGELLNHVQQKCS